The Sphingobacterium bambusae genome includes a window with the following:
- a CDS encoding DEAD/DEAH box helicase, with the protein MELQHILQRLQISELNEMQQAVLEHYDASKDFILHSPTGTGKTLAFTLLLGKHLSTETHTTQVMLLVPTRELALQIEQVVKKVHQGIKVTCVYGGNDTKTERNKLREAPAILIGTPGRVSYHLERGHLDTAGVHTLVLDEFDKSLEFGFHGQMVSIIEQLRNLRHRVLTSATKMEEIPAFTGIRDYVTVDFSSDGQSVPQLVIKKVIAAAQHKLKALFSLLCMNAGKKTIIFCNHRDAVDHISLLLEEREVIHDLFHGGLEQSDRELALLKFRNNSNRILITTDLAARGLDIPEVDTIIHYQLPYKEDAFIHRNGRTARMQAKGEVFVILKPEELYPYMDADSEIVDLDETYPVPANAPFATLYITGGKRDKINKIDIVGFLLSLPDIQKDDIGLIEVKEKESFVAVKRELAVAISKAATNQKIKGTKVRVGRT; encoded by the coding sequence ATGGAGCTTCAGCACATTCTTCAACGTTTGCAGATTTCGGAACTTAACGAAATGCAGCAAGCTGTACTTGAGCATTACGATGCATCAAAAGATTTCATTTTGCACTCACCTACCGGAACGGGGAAAACACTTGCTTTCACCTTACTGCTAGGGAAGCACCTATCAACGGAAACACATACCACACAGGTCATGTTGCTTGTTCCTACGCGCGAGTTGGCGCTGCAAATAGAACAAGTCGTAAAAAAAGTGCACCAAGGCATCAAGGTTACCTGCGTGTATGGCGGGAATGATACGAAAACAGAGCGCAATAAATTGCGCGAGGCGCCTGCAATCCTGATTGGTACACCCGGTCGGGTAAGCTATCACTTAGAACGTGGCCACCTAGATACAGCTGGCGTACACACCCTTGTGTTGGATGAATTCGATAAATCTTTGGAATTCGGCTTTCATGGACAAATGGTATCCATTATTGAGCAGCTGAGAAATCTACGTCATCGGGTGCTGACTTCGGCCACAAAAATGGAAGAAATTCCAGCCTTTACAGGGATCCGCGATTATGTTACCGTTGATTTTTCCAGTGATGGGCAATCGGTACCACAGCTCGTTATCAAAAAAGTAATTGCAGCAGCCCAACATAAACTGAAGGCGTTGTTCAGCTTGCTGTGTATGAATGCCGGCAAGAAGACCATCATCTTCTGTAATCATCGCGATGCTGTAGATCATATAAGCCTGCTATTGGAGGAACGCGAGGTTATACACGATCTTTTTCACGGCGGACTAGAACAGTCCGACCGGGAATTGGCTTTGCTAAAGTTTAGGAACAATTCTAACCGAATATTAATCACGACAGATCTTGCCGCCAGGGGCCTAGATATACCGGAGGTTGACACGATCATACATTATCAATTGCCGTATAAGGAAGATGCGTTCATCCATCGCAATGGACGCACTGCACGTATGCAAGCAAAAGGCGAAGTGTTTGTGATTCTAAAGCCTGAAGAACTTTATCCCTACATGGATGCGGATAGTGAGATCGTGGATTTGGACGAAACATATCCTGTTCCGGCTAACGCACCCTTTGCGACCTTATACATAACCGGTGGAAAAAGAGATAAAATAAATAAAATCGATATCGTCGGCTTTCTGTTAAGTTTGCCGGATATACAAAAAGACGACATCGGTCTTATTGAAGTAAAAGAGAAGGAATCTTTTGTAGCAGTAAAGCGCGAACTAGCAGTAGCGATCAGTAAAGCGGCGACAAACCAAAAAATAAAAGGAACAAAAGTACGCGTTGGCCGCACCTAG
- a CDS encoding outer membrane beta-barrel protein, protein MTNSQILKTNLISSNMKKLFLTLTAVTALTLASQAQTEKGKFLVGGQVGFETSKIKDTDLKQNAFSINPTAGYFVSDNWAVGTGVGYSWSKNENPTATTKENAFQVAPFVRNYIGEGQFKFFSQLSVPMQWGKNTQEAVGAETEEKFAKYGVELAPGFAFFPSSKVGIELKVRGLYFDSEKNKTTDVTTNKFGLDANSLAPTLGVQFYF, encoded by the coding sequence ATGACGAATAGTCAAATATTAAAAACAAATTTAATTTCAAGTAACATGAAAAAATTATTCTTAACACTAACAGCGGTTACCGCATTAACACTAGCATCTCAAGCACAAACTGAAAAAGGAAAATTCCTCGTAGGCGGTCAAGTAGGTTTTGAAACATCGAAGATTAAAGATACAGATTTAAAGCAAAACGCATTTTCCATTAATCCAACAGCTGGTTACTTTGTGAGCGACAATTGGGCAGTGGGTACAGGTGTAGGTTACAGTTGGTCAAAAAATGAGAATCCTACAGCTACGACAAAAGAAAACGCTTTTCAAGTAGCGCCTTTTGTAAGAAATTATATTGGTGAAGGGCAATTTAAGTTCTTCTCCCAACTATCTGTTCCTATGCAATGGGGTAAGAACACCCAAGAAGCAGTTGGTGCTGAAACCGAGGAAAAATTTGCAAAATATGGTGTGGAATTGGCGCCAGGTTTCGCTTTCTTCCCTAGCAGCAAAGTAGGTATCGAATTGAAAGTGCGTGGTTTATACTTTGATTCAGAAAAAAATAAGACTACTGACGTCACTACAAATAAATTTGGCTTAGACGCAAACTCTTTAGCCCCTACATTAGGCGTACAGTTTTACTTTTAA
- the dnaJ gene encoding molecular chaperone DnaJ: MAKRDYYDVLGVARSADAAEIKSAYRKLAIKFHPDKNPDDKDAEEKFKEAAEAYEILSNPEKRQRYDQFGHNGNSASGFGGGGMNMDDIFSQFGDIFGGGSPFESFFGGGSRGGGGRRVQRGSNLRIKVKLTLEEIAKGVEKKVKVNKQVHCHTCSGTGAKDKSSYHTCNTCGGSGSVRRVTNTILGQMQTTSTCPTCNGEGVEITSKCTTCKGEGLERGEETIAINIPAGVSEGMQLSMSGKGNAAPRGGVPGDLIILIEEVPHEHLKRDGINIIYDLYINFADAALGTSVEIPTIDGKAKIKIDPGTQGGKILRLKGKGVPEVNSYHKGDQLVYVNVWTPKVVSPEERSLLEKLKGSANFKPQPGKSEKSFFERIKEYFE; the protein is encoded by the coding sequence ATGGCGAAGAGAGATTATTATGATGTATTAGGCGTCGCACGATCAGCAGATGCCGCCGAGATTAAATCGGCTTATCGCAAGTTAGCCATCAAATTTCACCCCGATAAGAATCCGGATGATAAGGATGCGGAGGAAAAATTCAAGGAGGCAGCCGAAGCTTACGAAATCCTGAGCAACCCCGAAAAGCGTCAGCGTTACGACCAGTTTGGTCATAATGGTAACTCGGCATCCGGATTTGGCGGTGGCGGCATGAATATGGATGATATCTTCAGTCAGTTTGGCGATATCTTTGGTGGCGGCAGTCCTTTTGAAAGCTTCTTTGGCGGCGGTAGCCGTGGCGGTGGCGGAAGACGCGTGCAGCGTGGATCCAACCTACGTATCAAAGTGAAGCTTACCCTAGAGGAGATCGCTAAAGGTGTAGAAAAGAAAGTAAAAGTTAACAAGCAGGTACACTGCCACACCTGTAGCGGAACGGGAGCAAAAGATAAGTCTTCCTATCATACATGTAATACCTGTGGCGGTTCTGGTTCTGTACGCCGTGTAACCAATACTATATTGGGACAGATGCAAACCACAAGCACCTGCCCTACCTGTAACGGTGAAGGTGTTGAAATTACGTCGAAATGTACTACATGTAAAGGTGAAGGACTGGAGCGAGGCGAAGAAACCATAGCGATCAATATTCCTGCAGGTGTAAGTGAAGGTATGCAGCTTTCGATGAGTGGCAAAGGTAACGCAGCGCCGCGTGGTGGTGTTCCCGGTGATTTGATTATCCTGATTGAGGAGGTGCCTCACGAGCATCTAAAACGTGACGGCATCAACATCATTTATGACCTCTATATCAATTTTGCCGATGCCGCGCTGGGTACGAGCGTGGAAATTCCAACAATTGATGGAAAGGCAAAGATTAAGATCGATCCAGGTACACAAGGTGGAAAAATATTGCGCTTGAAAGGTAAAGGTGTGCCTGAAGTGAACTCTTACCACAAAGGAGACCAGCTGGTTTACGTTAATGTGTGGACGCCGAAAGTAGTATCTCCAGAAGAGCGTTCGCTATTGGAGAAACTAAAAGGATCTGCAAACTTTAAACCACAGCCCGGAAAAAGTGAAAAATCGTTCTTTGAACGTATCAAAGAATACTTCGAATAA
- a CDS encoding nucleotide exchange factor GrpE → MMNEQENNIQDENVENLAQNGAVDADLEATAEVSEEEKLRSELSVATDKYARLFAEFDNYKKRTSKERVELIQSASKDVLNKLLPVLDDLDRALTAMQTAQEIESVKQGIDLVNQKFRKTLSQEGLKEMEDLIGKPFDPEFQEAITAIPSPSPDWKNKVIDVVEKGYFLNDKVVRFAKVVIGQ, encoded by the coding sequence ATGATGAACGAACAGGAAAACAATATTCAAGACGAAAACGTAGAAAATTTGGCACAAAATGGCGCCGTAGATGCGGACCTTGAGGCTACAGCCGAGGTAAGCGAGGAAGAAAAGTTGCGTAGCGAGCTATCCGTTGCAACGGATAAATATGCGCGCCTATTTGCCGAGTTTGACAATTATAAAAAGAGGACATCCAAAGAACGTGTGGAGCTTATTCAGTCGGCGAGCAAGGATGTGTTAAATAAACTTTTACCAGTATTAGATGATTTGGATCGCGCGCTAACGGCAATGCAAACAGCGCAGGAGATTGAATCGGTGAAACAAGGGATTGACCTGGTGAACCAAAAGTTCCGTAAGACCCTATCACAAGAAGGATTGAAAGAAATGGAAGATCTTATCGGAAAACCTTTTGATCCTGAATTTCAGGAAGCTATTACGGCAATCCCATCTCCTTCTCCGGATTGGAAAAATAAAGTAATTGACGTTGTTGAAAAAGGATACTTTTTGAATGACAAAGTAGTTCGTTTCGCAAAAGTAGTTATAGGTCAGTAG
- a CDS encoding cell division ATP-binding protein FtsE — MIENTVIKLKNVDIYQQKHLVLSHVNLDINQGEFIYLIGQSGTGKSSLLKIIYGDLYIGSGEGMVAGFDLKKLHENDVPFLRRKLGIVFQDFHLLNDRTVEKNLEFALRATGWTERGLIENRMLDVLEKVGLRSKLRKMPHELSGGEQQRVVIARALLNNPEIILADEPTGNLDPATSEEIVLLLRDIAASGTAVLMATHDYQIIKNMPARIVKTADTALYDNVAI, encoded by the coding sequence ATGATAGAGAATACAGTTATAAAATTAAAGAACGTAGATATTTATCAACAAAAGCATTTGGTGCTTTCTCATGTAAACCTCGACATTAATCAAGGGGAATTTATCTACTTGATTGGACAATCTGGAACGGGCAAGAGTAGCCTTTTGAAGATTATATACGGAGATCTTTACATTGGTAGTGGTGAAGGCATGGTGGCAGGCTTTGACCTAAAAAAGCTTCATGAGAACGATGTTCCCTTCTTGCGTAGAAAATTGGGGATCGTGTTTCAGGATTTCCACCTTTTGAATGATAGAACTGTCGAGAAAAACCTTGAATTTGCCTTGCGCGCAACGGGATGGACAGAGCGTGGTCTGATTGAAAACCGTATGTTGGATGTATTGGAAAAGGTAGGCTTACGTTCAAAGCTGCGCAAGATGCCGCATGAGCTTTCTGGTGGTGAGCAGCAACGTGTAGTTATTGCACGAGCACTGCTGAACAATCCCGAGATTATCTTGGCCGATGAGCCTACGGGAAACTTGGATCCTGCGACTTCCGAGGAAATTGTATTGCTACTACGCGATATCGCCGCATCGGGAACGGCGGTGCTCATGGCCACTCACGATTACCAGATCATTAAAAATATGCCTGCACGCATTGTAAAAACAGCTGACACCGCGCTGTACGACAATGTGGCCATTTAA
- a CDS encoding fructose-6-phosphate aldolase, whose protein sequence is MYVIKVKGVAKIPDYVQLRDEGFTLLAYFRVDRPDKSLEKIGLGDKAAYIMQIVQEMPFGQIKKIDV, encoded by the coding sequence ATGTATGTTATTAAAGTAAAGGGCGTCGCCAAGATTCCAGACTATGTGCAACTGCGGGATGAAGGATTCACGTTGCTCGCTTATTTTCGTGTCGATAGACCTGATAAATCTTTAGAAAAGATAGGTCTAGGTGACAAAGCGGCATACATTATGCAGATTGTGCAAGAAATGCCCTTCGGGCAAATAAAAAAAATTGACGTTTAA
- a CDS encoding acyl-CoA reductase, whose translation MTKKQRIDAFVALGEFLQSGHERIERVIAQAAVKNPWYTAANTRKQLSAIAANLQTDSLEAWLAPYPDANSSKIVGLILAGNIPLVGFQDILSVLLAGFHAAVKVSSDDAGLTTFIRDELLTIEPAFAEKLSIVDRLKHYDMIIATGSDNSARYFEHYFGKKPHIIRKNRNSVAILTGTENEEELRALGNDIFDYFGLGCRSVSKIYLPKDFPVARFFEAIEPFQTIRDHFKYGNNYDYNKSIYLINGEQHFDNGFLLLKKDERLASPLSVLFYEEYNTGEELLNKLHTEADKIQCLVCQAPINIKIPVFPLGGSQCPGLTDYADGVDVLAFLFAELDT comes from the coding sequence TTGACAAAGAAACAACGAATTGACGCCTTTGTCGCATTGGGCGAATTTCTACAATCCGGGCATGAACGTATAGAGCGTGTGATAGCACAGGCGGCCGTTAAAAACCCTTGGTATACAGCTGCTAATACACGGAAGCAGCTATCGGCCATTGCCGCCAACTTACAGACGGATTCGTTGGAAGCATGGCTCGCTCCTTATCCAGATGCCAACAGCTCTAAAATCGTGGGGCTAATTTTGGCCGGTAATATACCGTTGGTTGGGTTTCAAGATATTTTGTCCGTCTTGTTGGCCGGCTTTCATGCAGCCGTTAAAGTGTCTTCAGATGATGCCGGATTGACAACGTTTATACGCGATGAGCTATTGACTATTGAACCAGCATTTGCCGAAAAGCTATCCATCGTTGACAGACTGAAACACTATGATATGATCATCGCAACAGGAAGCGATAATAGCGCACGTTATTTTGAACATTATTTTGGGAAGAAACCCCATATCATTCGTAAAAACAGAAATTCGGTTGCTATTCTTACCGGTACGGAAAATGAAGAAGAGTTGCGCGCATTGGGCAATGACATCTTTGATTATTTCGGATTAGGATGCCGCTCGGTGTCTAAAATATATTTACCTAAAGATTTCCCTGTTGCTCGCTTTTTTGAGGCTATTGAACCGTTTCAGACCATACGCGATCATTTTAAGTATGGCAACAATTACGACTACAATAAATCTATTTACCTGATTAATGGCGAGCAGCATTTCGACAACGGTTTTCTGCTGCTAAAGAAAGATGAGCGCTTGGCCTCTCCCCTGTCTGTGCTGTTTTACGAGGAGTACAATACGGGAGAAGAGTTGCTGAACAAGCTACATACAGAAGCCGATAAAATTCAATGCTTGGTTTGTCAGGCGCCTATCAACATTAAGATCCCCGTGTTTCCATTGGGCGGAAGCCAGTGTCCGGGTTTAACCGACTATGCTGACGGTGTCGATGTACTAGCCTTTCTTTTTGCCGAGCTAGACACATAA
- a CDS encoding 4Fe-4S dicluster domain-containing protein gives MAIKITDECINCGACEPECPNNAIYDAGVSWKFAEGTALEGVIDFGDGVTLDANAAQDAISDEVYYIVSDKCTECVGFHDEPQCAAVCPVDCCVEDEEIVETEEELLAKKAWLHAE, from the coding sequence ATGGCAATTAAAATTACTGACGAATGTATAAATTGTGGGGCATGCGAACCAGAATGCCCAAACAACGCAATATATGATGCTGGTGTGAGCTGGAAATTCGCTGAGGGTACAGCTTTAGAGGGTGTTATCGATTTTGGTGATGGCGTAACATTAGATGCTAACGCCGCACAGGACGCGATTTCGGACGAAGTCTATTATATTGTTTCAGACAAGTGTACGGAGTGTGTAGGTTTTCATGATGAGCCACAATGTGCCGCTGTATGCCCCGTAGATTGTTGTGTGGAAGATGAAGAGATTGTAGAAACAGAAGAAGAGCTTCTAGCGAAAAAAGCTTGGTTGCATGCCGAGTAA
- a CDS encoding dicarboxylate/amino acid:cation symporter, giving the protein MLKKQVGFITLFTVSIAIILTLIYEFNWFAINPSFMMGVRWVVAAVLTLNAIFRKNLTTWILTCLILGVFLGLDFPDLARSMQPLSQGFIKLVKTIVGPILFATLVFGIAGHSDLKSVGRMAWKSMLYFVSATTCAIFIGLIVINLTKAGVGVDVSNMPHETLPASSAVADADQKALDHIAPEVHGVYKFNAFIRDTFPENIVKAVYENKVLQIVIFGVLFGIGLALVEEKKRKPLVDFTESLSEAMFKFTNIVMLFAPIGVGAAMAYTVGHLGVDILKNLFMLLASLYLALILFLSCVLLPIALFLKIPVKKFISAIKEPVSIAFATTSSDAALPKAMSAMEKFGVPRKIVSFVIPTGYSFNLDGTSLYLSLASIFVAQAAGIPLTIGQQLLIAFTLMITSKGVAAVPRASLIVLIATADQFGLPTFVIAAILGIDELMDMARTSVNVIGNCLATVVVAKWEGEFDEEAPFREDAPEA; this is encoded by the coding sequence ATGCTAAAAAAACAAGTTGGTTTTATAACCCTTTTTACTGTTTCGATCGCCATTATCTTAACCCTAATTTATGAATTCAATTGGTTTGCTATAAATCCTAGCTTTATGATGGGTGTTCGGTGGGTTGTAGCTGCTGTTTTGACCTTGAATGCCATCTTTAGGAAAAATTTAACGACTTGGATCTTAACCTGCCTTATTTTGGGCGTCTTCCTTGGACTTGACTTTCCAGATTTAGCTCGGTCCATGCAGCCACTTTCACAAGGTTTCATCAAATTGGTTAAAACCATCGTCGGCCCGATTTTGTTTGCGACGTTGGTCTTCGGTATTGCAGGACATTCCGACCTCAAATCGGTCGGTCGAATGGCTTGGAAGTCTATGCTATATTTTGTTTCCGCGACTACCTGTGCTATATTCATTGGATTGATCGTTATCAACTTGACCAAAGCTGGTGTCGGTGTTGATGTGTCTAATATGCCGCATGAAACGCTGCCCGCCAGCAGCGCGGTGGCCGACGCTGATCAGAAAGCGCTGGATCATATCGCGCCCGAAGTGCATGGCGTATATAAATTTAATGCTTTTATCCGTGATACTTTTCCGGAGAATATTGTAAAAGCAGTTTATGAGAACAAGGTCTTGCAGATCGTTATTTTCGGCGTGTTATTCGGTATTGGCCTCGCCTTAGTGGAAGAGAAAAAGCGAAAGCCATTGGTAGATTTTACGGAAAGTCTGTCCGAAGCAATGTTTAAGTTCACGAATATCGTCATGCTTTTTGCGCCAATAGGCGTGGGGGCTGCCATGGCCTACACCGTGGGTCACTTGGGTGTCGATATTCTGAAAAATCTGTTTATGCTATTGGCAAGTCTGTATTTGGCATTAATCCTGTTTTTATCCTGTGTATTGCTGCCTATCGCTTTGTTCTTGAAAATTCCAGTAAAGAAGTTTATCAGCGCTATAAAAGAACCCGTTTCCATCGCCTTCGCTACAACAAGCTCTGACGCGGCGCTGCCGAAAGCGATGAGTGCCATGGAGAAGTTCGGCGTGCCGCGCAAGATCGTTTCCTTCGTTATTCCCACAGGCTATAGCTTTAATTTAGATGGAACTTCACTTTATCTGTCGCTGGCTTCGATTTTTGTGGCGCAGGCTGCAGGTATTCCATTGACCATCGGACAACAGCTCCTGATTGCCTTCACCCTAATGATTACCTCCAAAGGTGTGGCTGCCGTACCCCGTGCATCACTGATTGTACTTATCGCTACTGCCGACCAATTTGGATTGCCTACATTTGTTATAGCAGCGATATTAGGCATTGACGAGTTGATGGATATGGCTCGAACATCCGTGAACGTTATTGGTAACTGTTTGGCTACTGTTGTTGTTGCCAAATGGGAGGGTGAATTTGATGAGGAAGCCCCATTCCGAGAGGATGCTCCAGAAGCATAG
- a CDS encoding glycoside hydrolase family 2 protein: MILKLFIPFIASGLFLTCGVASGQSRRQTTFNDGWQYFKANNSTFFTDFENGEKFKLSQGQWTSPEIWEDVNLPHTYNRDDMQRDRNFFEGKAIYRKKFTIAADQKERRTFLKFEGVGAVAQVYINDNYIGEHKGGYAMFVFEISNSVLYGEENTVTLITDNKARKDVIPTNQFLFPVYGGIYRPVHLISTSKTGFVVTDQAAPGLFIRQREVSNRQARITVLAKLETTEKVTQKGELLIEIRDDKNKLVTTQKEAIQISPQGVTYIDKEIRVKNPRLWDGVHDPYLYSLHAKVWIDGKEMDYIKQPLGIRSINIVGGDAVYLNGKKYPMHGVCRHQDRQGYGSALTFEQHKQDFMLMKEMGVTTIRLAHYQQSPEVYALADTLGFLTWAEIPFVNRVSYYESENAKQQMSELVKQNFNHPSIYIWGVHNEVYAKTADEQVPVLSRQLNDIAKTLDPDRYTASVTGYNVIDRQENLNTDVQGINHYFGWYGGKIADLEPWAQNVQQQFPGYKIILSEYGADGNIAIGQEDVSPPRDVVNGKSFPENYQTETHIQQWAAIERNPIIVASYLWNMFEFAVPAWNRGGVNARNLKGLVTFDRLQKKDAFYWYKANWNPEPMLYLANRRDNERSKETTKIQLFSNLTDIRISVNGKAYEAQQGVNGKHWVVNNAELQPGKNTIVATGSRGNIQLRDEMQWTLKEHKLTK, encoded by the coding sequence ATGATTCTAAAACTTTTTATTCCATTTATCGCAAGCGGTCTATTTTTAACTTGCGGTGTTGCCTCTGGGCAATCACGAAGGCAGACCACATTTAATGACGGTTGGCAATATTTCAAGGCCAACAACAGCACCTTCTTTACCGATTTTGAAAACGGAGAGAAATTCAAGCTATCCCAAGGCCAATGGACAAGCCCCGAAATTTGGGAGGATGTAAACCTGCCCCACACGTATAACCGCGATGACATGCAACGAGATCGAAATTTCTTCGAAGGGAAAGCCATTTACCGAAAGAAATTTACCATCGCCGCCGATCAAAAAGAACGACGCACCTTTTTAAAATTTGAAGGCGTAGGCGCCGTAGCACAAGTCTACATCAACGACAACTATATTGGGGAACATAAAGGTGGTTACGCGATGTTCGTGTTTGAAATAAGCAACTCTGTCCTATACGGCGAGGAAAATACAGTTACCCTAATTACGGATAATAAGGCCAGGAAAGACGTCATTCCCACAAATCAATTTCTGTTTCCTGTCTATGGCGGCATTTACCGACCAGTGCATCTGATTAGCACCAGTAAAACAGGATTTGTAGTGACGGATCAGGCCGCGCCTGGACTCTTCATACGTCAGCGGGAAGTATCGAACCGACAAGCTCGTATTACCGTCCTTGCGAAATTGGAAACCACAGAGAAAGTTACGCAAAAAGGAGAGTTACTGATCGAAATTCGCGATGACAAGAATAAGCTCGTTACCACGCAGAAGGAGGCTATACAGATTTCGCCGCAAGGCGTAACATACATCGACAAAGAAATTCGGGTCAAGAACCCAAGGCTGTGGGATGGTGTGCACGATCCTTACCTGTATTCGCTGCATGCAAAAGTATGGATTGATGGAAAGGAAATGGATTATATAAAACAACCTTTAGGTATAAGGTCTATCAACATCGTGGGCGGGGATGCTGTATACCTGAATGGAAAGAAGTATCCTATGCATGGCGTATGTAGGCATCAAGATCGCCAAGGCTATGGTTCTGCCTTAACCTTTGAACAACATAAACAAGATTTTATGTTGATGAAAGAAATGGGAGTCACCACGATACGGCTTGCGCATTATCAACAGTCGCCAGAAGTATATGCCCTAGCTGATACGTTGGGCTTTTTGACTTGGGCAGAGATTCCTTTTGTAAATCGGGTATCCTATTATGAAAGTGAGAACGCCAAGCAACAGATGTCAGAATTGGTGAAGCAAAACTTCAACCATCCTTCCATCTATATTTGGGGCGTACACAATGAGGTTTATGCGAAGACCGCCGATGAGCAGGTACCCGTACTATCTCGGCAGCTCAACGATATAGCAAAAACGCTCGATCCTGATCGTTACACCGCATCCGTCACGGGATACAATGTTATTGATCGTCAAGAAAATTTAAACACAGACGTTCAAGGCATCAACCACTACTTCGGTTGGTATGGCGGAAAGATCGCCGATCTTGAACCATGGGCGCAAAATGTGCAGCAACAGTTTCCCGGCTACAAGATTATCCTTTCGGAATATGGTGCAGATGGCAATATCGCTATTGGACAGGAAGATGTTAGTCCACCTCGCGACGTCGTCAATGGCAAATCTTTTCCCGAGAATTACCAAACCGAAACACATATACAACAGTGGGCTGCCATAGAGCGGAACCCCATAATTGTTGCTTCTTATCTATGGAATATGTTTGAATTTGCCGTTCCGGCGTGGAATCGCGGCGGCGTGAACGCAAGAAACCTAAAAGGGTTGGTGACTTTTGACCGCTTACAGAAAAAAGATGCGTTTTATTGGTACAAAGCAAATTGGAACCCAGAGCCTATGCTTTACCTCGCAAATCGACGCGATAACGAAAGGAGCAAAGAAACAACTAAAATACAGCTATTTTCCAACCTGACGGATATTCGTATCAGCGTCAATGGCAAAGCCTACGAAGCGCAGCAAGGTGTCAATGGCAAGCATTGGGTGGTCAACAACGCTGAGTTACAACCCGGTAAGAACACTATTGTCGCTACAGGCAGTCGCGGAAATATACAGCTGCGTGATGAAATGCAATGGACGTTAAAAGAACACAAGCTAACAAAATAA